In Vanessa atalanta chromosome 17, ilVanAtal1.2, whole genome shotgun sequence, one DNA window encodes the following:
- the LOC125070250 gene encoding TM2 domain-containing protein almondex → MYKFCNMCTFLPLRIALKDSLILILLVIFNTIHVTDLANNDMDIQSKHSKTKEDANNKLVNFNSNDEYLKSCPLDQDNAPECLSLNYPCINCNRDIDCVYGSIYNYTCVVKSKIICNGSKTFNRTAMCRFCYQTEKWEHRCEQKANCNSLASPTRFYLTNCTVSDDVLCLGKRRFLKKVRCSWTSGTRWGTALILALTLGGFGADRFYLGHWQEGIGKLFSFGGLGVWTLVDALLIGIHHLGPADGSVYI, encoded by the exons atgtataaattttgCAATATGTGTACCTTCTTGCCCTTAAGGATTGCCTTAAaagattctttaattttaatcctTTTAGTTATATTCAATACAATTCATGTAACAGACTTGG CAAATAATGACATGGATATTCAAAGTAAACATAGCAAAACAAAAGAAGATGCAAATAATAAACTAGTAAATTTTAACAGTAATGATGAATATTTGAAAAGCTGCCCACTGGATCAAGATAATGCACCCGAGTGCTTGTCTCTCAACTACCCTTGCATTAATTGTAACAGAGATATTGACTGTGTCTATGGAAGTATATACAATTACACTTGTGTTGTAAAATCGAagattatatgtaat GGTTCTAAAACTTTCAATAGAACAGCAATGTGTCGCTTCTGCTATCAAACTGAGAAATGGGAACATCGATGTGAACAAAAAGCTAACTGCAATTCATTGGCTTCACCAACAAGGTTCTACTT GACTAATTGCACTGTTTCTGATGATGTGTTGTGCTTAGGAAAACGAAGGTTTTTGAAGAAAGTTCGTTGTTCCTGGACATCGGGGACTAGATGGGGCACTGCTCTCATCCTTGCACTAACTCTTGGTGGATTTGGTGCAGATAGATTTTATCTTGGACACTGGCAAGAAGGAATTGGAAAACTCTTTAGTTTTGGAGGATTAGGAGTTTGGACTCTAGTAGATGCACTCCTTATTGGCATTCACCATCTTGGTCCAGCTGATGgatctgtttatatttaa
- the LOC125070255 gene encoding uncharacterized protein LOC125070255, with amino-acid sequence MSHAFYADAWQKSKRRDRVWYQENLMPALLAAKERRAREIDASIALAEELLRTFEEPVAKPQPVPTHDIIASEDDSLMKPIEPEILNLLYGCTEKGAAQQYLKARNKKSPEDKFYFRLTTNWDYGWQQKQSRLKPRDVNRGRCAILRDTFYRKSNLAPDPPHYSSPAGGEFSICSEYSCNAN; translated from the exons ATGTCTCACGCATTTTACGCAGATGCCTGGCAGAAATCAAAACGGCGTGATAGAGTTTGGTATCAGGAAAACCTGATGCCGGCATTATTAGCTGCAAAAGAGAGACGAGCGCGGGAAATCGATGCGTCAATTGCACTCGCAGAGGAACTACTGCGG ACTTTTGAGGAACCAGTAGCCAAACCGCAGCCTGTCCCTACACACGACATTATAGCATCAGAAGACGATAGTCTCATGAAACCGATAGAACCAGAAATACTAAATCTTTTATACGGTTGCACTGAAAAAGGCGCAGCTCAACAATATCTTAaagcaagaaataaaaaatctccCGAAGAcaa attttattttcgtttaacgACCAACTGGGACTACGGCTGGCAGCAGAAACAATCACGGCTGAAGCCTCGTGACGTGAACCGAGGTCGCTGCGCTATACTACGAGACACGTTCTACCGTAAAAGCAACCTCGCACCCGACCCGCCACATTACTCTAGTCCGGCTGGCGGGGAATTTTCTATATGCAGTGAATACTCTTGTAACgcaaattaa
- the LOC125070238 gene encoding MAU2 chromatid cohesion factor homolog: MASTQDAWYISLLGLAEHFRTSNPPDIKSCIQCLQAVFNFKPPQRVEARTHLQLGNILLTHTKNIDLARSHLEQSWCLSQTINGFDDVKFEAASVLAELFEQQGQPTHSKPILRKAIELSQHSVYWHCRLIFQLAQIHATEREYEVASSLLGVGVDYAQISNAAYTRVLFLLSRVMLLLIDKKIQEVLPLLNQAGHLVETWVGSPHQKEYLKVFFLVLQVCHYLMAGQVKSVKPCLKQLQQSIQTIMAPTWPDDDAVCGSAAGESFVWLSRQQLYVLVYLVTVMHSAQAGYMDKAHKYTEKALAQIDKLTSSEEGGDAGGAVGLSGGPRGGAVLAWRLRMALLEHAALCRLVAGGKAHALHEIARAAHLLSSAPSASTAAAHTPQLHCLLGLYAMSMNCMEAAEAQFHTAIHMSQERDLWMFAKLNLAIVYLRGRRDNDLAQLMEQVRPEALPAYAHGLRAASFYVLGLQAFFQARYNEAKRYLRETLKMANAEDLNRLTSCSLVLLGHIFLSINNSRESMNMVTPAMQLASKIPDVHVQLWASAILKDLYRLAGDTERENEAYQMHCNFSQALLKDHFQATQLPQHALVHWTSGPPPALPPPPGAAPAT; encoded by the exons ATGGCGTCAACGCAGGACGCTTGGTATATTTCTTTACTTGGTTTAGCGGAACATTTCCGCACATCAAATCCTCCTGACATAAAAAGTTGCATTCAGTGCCTTCAAgctgtatttaatttcaaaccacCACAGAGAGTCGAAGCTAGAACACATTTACAACTCGGGAATATCCTTTTGACACACACTAAAAACATCGACTTGGCGAGATCGCATTTGGAACAGAGT TGGTGTTTATCTCAGACTATCAATGGGTTTGACGATGTTAAGTTCGAAGCGGCGAGTGTGCTGGCCGAGCTCTTTGAGCAACAGGGCCAACCTACACACTCCAAACCTATCCTACGAAAAGCAATCGAACTATCACAGCACAGTGTTTATTGGCACTGCAGACTAATATTCCAATTAGCA CAAATCCATGCAACAGAAAGGGAATATGAAGTGGCTAGCAGTTTACTTGGTGTGGGAGTGGACTATGCCCAGATTTCCAATGCTGCATATACACGAGTACTGTTTTTGCTCAGTAGGGTTATG tTACTAttaatagacaaaaaaatacaagaagttCTACCACTGCTTAATCAGGCTGGACATCTCGTTGAGACATGGGTTGGTAGTCCACACCAAAAGGAATATTTGAAAGTTTTCTTCCTAGTATTGCAG gtATGTCATTACTTGATGGCAGGACAAGTGAAAAGTGTAAAACCATGTCTGAAGCAACTGCAGCAAAGTATTCAGACCATTATGGCACCAACGTGGCCCGATGATgatg CGGTGTGCGGTAGCGCGGCGGGCGAGTCGTTCGTGTGGCTGTCGCGGCAGCAGCTCTACGTGCTGGTGTACCTCGTCACCGTCATGCACTCCGCGCAGGCCGGCTACATGGATAAGGCGCACAAGTACACGGAAAAGGCACTGGCGCAGATCGACAAACTTACCT CGAGCGAGGAGGGCGGTGACGCAGGCGGCGCGGTGGGGCTGAGCGGCGGGCCCCGCGGCGGCGCGGTGCTGGCGTGGCGCCTGCGCATGGCGCTGCTGGAGCACGCGGCGCTGTGCCGCCTCGTGGCGGGCGGCAAGGCACACGCGCTGCATGAGATCGCGCGCGCCGCGCACCTCTTGTCCTCCGCGCCCAGCG CGAGTACGGCAGCGGCGCACACACCGCAGCTGCACTGCCTGCTAGGGCTATATGCCATGTCAATGAACTGCATGGAGGCCGCCGAAGCACAGTTCCACACAGCCATACAC ATGTCACAAGAGAGGGACTTATGGATGTTCGCGAAACTGAACTTAGCCATTGTATATTTACGAGGAAGGAGAGACAACGACTTAGCACAATTAATGGAACAG GTGAGGCCTGAAGCGTTACCTGCGTACGCACACGGACTGCGAGCTGCCTCGTTCTACGTTCTAGGGCTGCAAGCCTTCTTTCAGGCGCGATATAACGAAGCAAA acgtTACCTCAGAGAGACACTCAAAATGGCGAATGCGGAGGACCTGAACAGGCTGACTTCTTGCTCGCTAGTGCTGCTTGGGCACATCTTTTTGTCCATTAATAACTCGCGAGAGAGCATGAACATGGTCACGCCCGCCATGCAGCTCGCCAGCAAGATACCCGACGTGCACGTACAACTTTGGGCTTCTGCTATCCTCAaag acTTGTACAGGCTAGCGGGCGACACGGAGCGCGAGAACGAGGCGTACCAGATGCACTGCAACTTCTCGCAGGCGCTGCTGAAGGACCACTTCCAGGCGACGCAGCTGCCGCAGCACGCGCTCGTGCACTGGACGAGCGGCCCGCCGCCCGCGCTGCCGCCGCCGCCCGGCGCCGCGCCCGCCACGTAG